TAAAACTTCTCTATAATCAAGCACCTCTTAAGACAATTAATTTATATTTGCAACCTAATTATTAAAATAAATGTTTAACAAAAGAACGAAAATCAAAGACTTGCTTTCGGGTGAGCAAGTTGGGCAAGAAGTAATAGTAATGGGTTGGGTGCGTAGTTTCCGCAACAATCAGTTTGTGGCCATAAATGATGGAAGTACTAATAATAATATTCAAATTGTAATAGAACTTGGATTGATAGATGAGGTTACGGCAAAACGTATCACCACTGGCGCTTCTTTAAAAGTATCGGGGACTTTGATTGAATCTTTGGGCAAAGGTCAAAAGGTAGAAATCAAAGCGACTTCATTAGAAATATTAGGTGATAGCGATGCAGAAAAATATCCTTTGCAACCCAAGAAACATAGCTTAGAATTTTTACGGGAAAAAGCACATTTGCGCTTTCGTACCAATACTTTTGGAGCAGTATTTCGCGTGCGCCATGCATTGGCATTTGCCATTCATCAGTTTTTCAACGAACGTGGTTTCGTCTATTTGCACACGCCTATACTTACTGCCAGTGATGCAGAAGGCGCCGGCGAGATGTTTCAGGTAACAACTTTACCTTTAAATAATTTACCCAAAAAAGAGAATAATGAAATAGATTTTTCGCAGGATTTTTTCGGTAAAGCCACTAACCTTACGGTCTCAGGACAGTTGGAAGGCGAGCTGGGCGCAATGGCCTTTAGCGATATTTATACTTTCGGCCCTACATTTCGTGCGGAGAATTCCAATACTACGAGACATCTTGCAGAGTTTTGGATGATAGAACCGGAAATGGCTTTTTATGATTTGGAAGACAATAGAATATTAGCTGAAGAGTTTATCAAATATTTGATTGGCTATGCAATGAAACACAATCGTGAAGATTTGGAATTCCTAGATACTCGATTAAAGGAAGAAGAAAAATCTTTACCTCAGGAAAAACGCAGTGAATTAGGTTTGATAGAAAAATTAGAATTTGTTCTGAATAACAATTTTGAACATATCTCTTATTCCGAAGCCATAGACATTTTATTAGCATCTCCTGCATATAAAAAGAAAAAATTTAAGTACGAAATAAAATGGGGCATCGATCTACAAAGTGAACATGAACGTTATTTAGTAGAAAAGCATTTCAAAAAACCAGTAATCGTTACTGATTACCCCAAAGATATCAAAGCATTTTATATGCGTCAAAACGATGATGGAAAAACCGTTGCGGCAATGGATATTTTGGCGCCCGGCATCGGTGAGATTGTAGGCGGTTCACAGAGAGAGGAGCGCCTGGATAAACTAGAAAAACGCATGAAAGAAATGGATATCCCTGCTGATGAAATGAGCTGGTATTTAGATACCCGCCGCTTTGGAAGCGTGCCGCACGCGGGTTTTGGGCTTGGTTTTGAGCGTATGGTTTTATTTGTAACCGGTATGACGAACATTCGCGACGTGATTCCTTTTGCTAGAACACCAAAGAATTGTGAATTCTAAATAATGCATAATTATAAATGTAAAACGCGCAATGATGAGAAATTGTTAAGCGTTTTACATTTAATTACTTTTCAAAGATATTGTGCAAAAATTATCCTCTAATAATTTTTGTAAACATTACCAAATGGCAAGCCCACTCTTATTGCAGGTCCACTCGCTTTAAGCTGATTATTCATATCACTCTTTAAATAGGCTCCCTGAAATGTCTCTTGCCAAGACAAATCAAGCAGTACGGTTTCAAAATTAAACTCAAGTCCACCCAAGCCCGAAACGCCTCCATGTAAAGTGCCGATAAGTGCTTTGTTTGAAAAACTACTACCATAGGAAGAGCTTTGGCTATATACATAATCATACTGTGGCCCTGCATACAGAAAAATGGAAAACTTGTTTCTTTTATGGTATTGGGGAAAATAACCGGAATTGTAATCACCGGACATCGTATAAAATCCTTCAATGCCATACAGTCTTATCTTTAGCAATAAGGGAATCGTAAAATAATTGGCATAATAAGTATTTGATTTATTGGGGTCTTTATAACCTACCGTTTGAAAATTAAATTTCACTTTTATGCCCCAAGTAGGTAGGTCTCTCGTCGATGTTTCTTTTACTCTTAAAAAATTGAAGAAAAGACTTCCCATAATTCCTGGAGAAGGGCTACTGCCTGCTGGCAGAGAACTAGGCACTTGATTAAAATGAAGCAGGCTTCCTCCGGCATCAATACCAGTGTGAATATTCCAATAGCCATATTGTTGTGCTACAGCTAATTGAGCATGGCAGCAAAATAAAGCTGTTAGTAAAGTAATAATCTTTTTCATATACAATTTAATTTTGTTTTTAATCAAATGAATATCATTTTAGTTACCACCCCAACTACCAGTACTATTAATCTGCTTTAATTGCTCAAAAGCTTCAGAGCTAAATTGGTGATTTTGATTTTGTCCACTTAGTGCTGCCCTTTGAGCAGCTGCCTCCGCCCGTTGTGCTCTTTTCAATCTTATATAATTCTTCCTTCTCTGATCGATAAGTGCCATAGCTTTTTTATTGCATTCATTTATTAACTGCAATCGTGAGTCGTTTGTTTCTTTGTTGTCATTGGGTCGATTAACATCTGCATGTTTTCTTGATTGCTTTTCCTCTTTTGGTAAATCTTTTGGCTTTTCTGGCGTACCCTGCAAATTGTGATTTACAGCATCCAAGGCATAATGTGATACTAATGCATATGCCCTTGCATTATTCGAAGTCATTTGACTTGGATCAAAGATTAAGGTAGCATGCAAATCTGGGCTGTAAACTGATATTTGCTGTGCATGAAGTAGTAAAGGTGTATTTAAAAAAAGTATAAAAACAATAAAGGGCCAAGCTGCATTTGGCTTTGAAGAATCTGCATCCGATGAGTGATTTTTCATAACATCAAGTTTAAACTAATAGTGAATGGAAATGAGTGAAAAGGATGAAATATTGTCCAATGATTTCTTATTTGAATTAGTATAGATACCTAAAATATTGCCTTTAGGGTCAAAGAATGGAGTGCCTTCGGGCAAAGCTTTTTTCGTAGCTTCGAATTGAATAATATGATTTGTGTTATTTACAACAGTTACTGATTTTTCCACAGGCAAAGCCTCCCCTGATGAAGAGAAGCTATATGTATAAATCTCAGCATGAGGAAGGATGCTTATACTGCTATTCTGACTCAAGTCGGGAATTGTTTTTATCAATTCACTATCGCTTATGTCTTTTGAAAAGCGTTTTAATACCACCCAACCTACCCCCAACTTTGAAATATTCTTTCTTAAAACTATAATACCCGTATCTGAAGTTTCCTTGTTTTTTAGTTGTATTGACTCACTCATGCCTCCTACTGTAATTGCTTCCTTCGGTACTCCGAGCTGCTCACTAAAAGCTGTTTTTAAAGTTGCTTGATCGTATTCATTATTCCAAGGCTCAACAGCATAATCGCTGGTAATGCAATGCCCCTGCTTGTCAACTATAAAAGCCGTAGCATTAATAACATTAACATTACTATCGGGCTTCCATGCTGAATAGTGAGCCACACCATCTTTTACTAAGGCAATAGACATTTCCTTGCCATAAATATCTACCGAAACTAAATAAACAAATTTATGCGTAAGCTCATACAAATTATGTTCGATAGAACTCTTCACAACCTCATTGAGCATTTGATTATTAGAGGTATTTGTTTGCTGACAAAATACGCTCGAACTTGTTTGACTTAAGAGAAAGAATAAGCAAGCAAAAAATATATGGCGTTTATTAATTTTCATTTTTCATTTTTAAAAAATACTATCCTCTTACTGCTGCTACATTTGCCACTATATTAATAATATGATTTCCTACTGAGCTTTGATTAATGTATTGCTTCAACTTTAGAATTATATCTTGTACCGATGACCCAAATTTCTCTAATTTTGTAGGATTTGGACTTTCACTAGTAGGATTCGGAACTACTATATTATCTATATTCTCGGAACTTCTTCCCTGAAGTGCATGTATAACTACTGGCAAAGAATTATTGTCATTATTATCGGAATGTTCTTTTAAATACTTTTCAAAAAGATTGTATTGCAAATCCTTTGTATTTGCTTCCGGATGACTAAAGACGTACTCCCAAGCAGCTTTTCTAAGTGCATTTTCAGAAGGGGAATTAATTGGAAGGTCTTGATAAATTTGCACATTCCCATTTGCAGTAGAAAGAGAAATTCCAAAGAAATTAGTGCCCGTTCCTTGGCTCTGAAACGCATTCTTATTTGATAAATCCATGCCATCAAATACATGGTTTAAGCAAGCACTAATATCGCTTATTGACATATTCCCAATATCGGCAGTTGTTTTATTGGCAAACATGCCCAAGCAAGAATTGTTTTGCAAATTGCCTAAAACTTGTCCTGCATTTAATATTCCATTGAGTTCATTTAAAGACCTCCTTTCTTGTACTTGCAAAGTATCAATTTTCTTTGTCAGATTATCGATTTGTTCTTTTTTTATTTTCTCTGCGTTCGCATAAGCCGCCATTGCCTTATCCCTCGCAGCATTAGCCTTTGCATCAAGCAATTTTTGTTGAGCGCTCGCTGTAGAATATTCAGGGGAATTTGTCGGAAACTTGTTGTTATTTGCTTGATAAAAGTTGTCTGACGCATTCTTTGTTAAGTTGTAGGCTGCAATAGCCGCTGCAACTTGAGGATCGCTTTCTAAGGGTTTATTTGCAACCGATGTAATAGTACTTTTATTATCCTTAATTTCTTTCTCGTCTTTTTTAATATCTTCTAAATCATTCTGAACGATACCCGAAAGCTGATGATTCGTAATGCCACCTATTTTGGGAATACTATCCTGAGCCTTAGAAATAAAAGGGTGGTAGATGCAAAGAATGATGATTGTTGCAGCAACAGAGATAAGTAAACTCTGATTTTTCAACTTGTTATATTTAACAAGGTGGTACATCAACTTTTGTTTTGGTATGAAGTTTTTCAAATTCCAAAAAGCAACGCCCCAACTACTCAAAAGCTAAAACCGAGAATTACAAAGAATGCTAACGAATCATAAAGCTATACTCATTTTTTCTAACAAAATAATTTATTTTAGAATTATACAAGTAGCATAAACTACAAAAAATATTTTTCCTGGAGTTTAGGAACTTACGAATCAATTCCGCATTAAAAGAGTCCTACAACCGACAAAAACGCATAAAAAAATGATCGTTATGCGCTTTTATTTAAAATTCCTGAAATTATTTTGCCAAATATTTTTTGGTTGGAGAGAACTTCAACCCATAGAGAAGCAAAACATTGTTGTCTAAATTTTCAGATTTACGACTTCCGTTTTCTAGTAAGCTTAAGAAATCGATAACTTAAGAAGCAGGCAGAAAAAGTAAGCCCCAATATAAAGCCCAGCCATATTCCGGCTGCACCAAAATTCATTTTAACTGCCATAAAATAACCAACTGGAATACCCACTATCCAATAAGCAATTGCAATTAAATAAGTAGGCACTTTTACATCTTTTATCCCTCGTAACAGGCCTGCACTTACTGCTTGCGTACTATCTGATATTTGAAAAATGGCTGCAAACAAAAGTAGATAAGTGGCTAATTCTGCTACTTCTTTATTCTTATTAAAAAGTAATGGGAGTTCATTTCGAAACATAACAAAACTAATAGCGCAGCAAAGTCCGTAAGCCAGTGCCATCAATAATGTTCCTTTTCCAATAATTCTAATCTTATTCCAATTCTTTGTACCAAATGCATTACTAGCTCGTATAGACCCTCCTTGAGCCAAGCCCATTGAAACCATAAAAGTAAAAGAAGCACAAACCAAGGCGATTTGATGGGCCGCAAGTGCAACGGAACTAATTGTTCCGATGAGAATTCCGGATATGGCAAAAGCACCTGCTTCCATACCAATTTGCATGCTACTGGGTATCCCAATATGTAGTAAATGCTTAATCGTTTGCCCTTTTATTTGCCACTGGTTTCTTCTCACCGCAATATATTTTCTAAAAGTTTTGTGACATAAAATAATAATTCCCAAAACTAAAAAAATCAAGGTTCTCGTAATTAAAGTACCCCATCCCGCTCCGATCAATTCTAACCTAGGAGCGCCCAAATTTCCAAAAATTAATATCCAATTGATAAATGCATTTAAAGGCAATGATAAAAGGGATAAAATCATAGCAGTGCGCGTAAACTCCAAACCATCTGTAAATTGTTTTAGCGCCATAAATAAAATCATTGGAATAATAGACCAACCTAATAATTGAAGAAATGGTGCAGCAAGTTTTGCTACTTCCGGATCCTGGTCTAAATGAAAAATAATATTTTTACCCAATTCCAGACCTACGGAAATAAGTAATGCGGCGATTGCACAAAGCCAAAAACCATTGTAGAAATAATGTGAAACAAGCTGGCCGTCTTTACGTCCATGTGCCATGGATACCATTTGCGAAACAGCAAACGTAATGCCAATACCAAAAACAAAAGGAATATTAATCACACTCATCACCAACGCAGCAGCAGCCAATTGCTTATAATTGACCGAGCCTATCATTGCAGTATCAATAATGTGCAAAGAAATTTGCGCCAATTCTCCAAGTATAATGGGAAATGAGAGTTTAAGTGTTTTTTTAGATTCCAAAAGCAACATATCGATAACATCTTTTTAAATGAGCGGCATCAAAAGTAGAAGGAATAATTTGAAAATAGATAGAATTTCTAATTATCAAATCCTTAAAAAAGAAAAGCCGCTCGATAAGTCGACACGGCTTCCAAAAGGTTCTTGGTCCAGCTACATTTTAAGTGATAAAGGAATTAGAGGAGTTGCATCAGCAGCACCCATCGTTTTTCGCATAGCACCTACGCCATTTTATCTACAACTTGCTGTGTTACGCCTGTAGCGCTATAACCTCCATCGTGAAATAGATTTTGCATAGTTACATATTTTGTAAAGTCGCTGAAAAGCGTAACGCAATAATCGGCAAATGCCTCTGCAGTAGCATTCCCTAGTGGGCTCATCGCTTCTGAAAAGTTCATAAATCCATCAAAACCCTTTACGCCACTACCAGCCGTAGTACGTGTAGGGGATTGTGAAATAGTATTTACGCGCACTTTATTTTTAATACCATAATGGTATCCAAAACTACGCGCAATGCTTTCTAATAAAGATTTTGCATCCGCCATTTCGTTGTAATCGGGGAATACTCTTTGTGCGGCAATATAGGTAAGTGCCACTACGCTCGCCCATTCATTCAAGGCATCCTTTTCGTATGCCACTTGCAATACTTTATGAAAACTTACGGCAGAAATATCTAAAGTTTTCATTTCGAAATCGTGATTCAAAGCAGTATATGGATTTCCTTTCCGGATATTTACACTCATGCCCACACTATGTAAGATAAAGTCAATTTTTCCACCAAAATGCTCCATTGATTTATCAAACAAATTGCTCAAATCTTCCATATTGGTAACATCCGCACCAATTACCGGAGCATTGATCGCTTCCGCCAATTTGTTGATTTCTCCCATACGCAAAGCAATGGGTGCATTGGTCAAAACAATCTCTGCGCCTTCTTCGTGGCATTTCAAGGCCGTTTTCCAAGCAAGTGACTGGTCGTTTAAGGCGCCAAATATGATTCCTTTTTTTCCTTTTAATAAGTTGTGCGACATGGATTTTATTTTTATTAAAATAATTTTATAAATATATATCGCAAAGAAAAGGAATTTTTATTGGATACCGCATAGTTTATATAACTTGCATACGATTTACATCACGGGGTGCTGAGATTTTCGGCTGAGATATTTACCCGTTTTACCTGAACAGGATAATGCCTGCGTAGGAATGATGAATTAAGCGAAATGCGTAAAGCCAAAATCTGGCCGCCAAATGCTTAAAACAACCAACCATCTCCCTCGTCAGCACATATTCCACAAAGATTGAATAATGGATATTTTTACTTGGGTCGAAATAGCGTCTGTTGCTACCGGATTATTGTATGTTGTCTTTATGATGAGGCAAAACATTTGGTGCTGGATTTGCGGTATTCTTTCCAGTGGATTGTATATTTTTTCATGCTTTCATGCAAAAATATATTTAGAAGCCGGACTAAATTTTTATTATGTAGTTGTAGGTTTTTACGGTTGGCAACTTTGGTTGAGGAGAAATAAGAATACCGATGACAAACCACTACAAGTAACCGAATGGAGGGCATCGGCACACATCTTCAATATTCTCATTTGCATTTTACTTACATTGTTTCTGGGGAAAATAATGCAGCTGCATACCGATTCTCCACGACCATATTTCGATGCTGCATTAACCGTTTTTGGTTTTAGTGCCACCATTTTAGAAGCACGAAAAATATTATCCGCCTGGATTTATTGGTTTATTATCAACGGTGCTGCCATTATATTAATGATAGATAGAGAAATGCCTTTGTATGCAGGGCTCTCTTTGGTAATGACTTTACTTTGTATTAAAGGGTATTTAGATTGGAAGAAAAGTAAAATGCAAGTTGAAAGAACCTTAGCATAGTCAAATTTATATCGAACTTAAACTAGTTGCTACATTATAGGTGGGGTCTTCCATAATATTAACATCAATTATATCTCCGGCATTTTTTAGTAATACTTTACAATCTTTGCTCAAATGCTTTAGATGCAGTTTTTTCCCTGCATTTTTGTAACGTTCAGTCAATTTATTTAAAGCTTCAATTCCCGACATATCTGCCACGCGACTATCTTTAAAATCAATAACCACTTCTTCGGGATCGTTCTGTATATCAAATTTTTCCAGAAAAGTTGTTGTTGAAGCAAAAAATAATGGTCCATAAATTTCATAATGCTTTGCCCCGTTTTTGTCTACATATTTTCTAGCGCGAATACGCTTAGCACTTTCCCAGGAAAAAACCAATGCAGAAATAATTACACCGATCAAAACGGCCAAGGCAAGATTTTGTAAAAAGATAGTTATCCCAGCAACCATTATACCAATAATCACATCTGATTTGGGCATTTTGTTGATTATTCTAAAACTTATCCATTCAAAAGTACCCACGGCGACCATTATCATCACACCTGTTAAAGCTGCCATCGGTAAACGCCCTATCACAGGAGCTCCTACTAGAATAATTAATAAAATCGTCAATGAAGCAATAATGCCCGAAAGCCTTGCTCTTGAACCGGCAGAGAGGTTTACCAAAGTCTGTGCAATCATTGGGCAGCCACCCATTCCAAAGAAAAACCCGTTGAATAAATTGGCCGTTCCCTGTGCAACGCATTCCTTATTGGCATTCCCTTTGTTCCCAGTTATTTCGTCTACCAAATTCAAAGTCAGTAGCCCTTCGGTTAGCCCTACACAAGACATGATTAATCCATAAGGGAAAACAATCCACAAAGTATCTAATGTAAAAGGCACTTTAGGTATATGAAAAGGCGGCAGATTACCACTCACCGATGCAATATCTTTTACTGTTTTGGTATCAATATGGAAAAAGAAAACGAGTGCAAAAACTACCATAATTGCAGCTAATGCCGGTGGAATAATTTTTGTAACCTTCGGCAAAAACACGACAATCGCAATTGTGAGAAGTACCAATCCAACCATTGTATATAAATGTGTTCCTGTCATCCACGTTGCTGCCACTCCTTCGCCCATTTTAAACTGATGTATCTGTGCCATAAAAATAACTACAGCCAAGCCATTTACAAAGCCATACATCACCGATTGTGGCACTAAACGAATAAATTTTCCCAACTTAAATACGCCGATTATTATTTGTAAAATACCTGCAATGGCAACAGCTGCAAATACATATTCCAATCCATGAAGTTTCATTAAGGCAATCAAAACAATTACTGTCGAACCTGCTCCTCCGGAAACCATTCCTGGTCTTCCTCCAAAAACTGCTGTTACCAGCCCCATGATAAACGCAGCGTACAAGCCCATTAAAGGCGGAAAGCCTGCTAAAATAGCGAATGATAAGGATTCTGGGATCATTGTCATAGCAACAGTAAAGCCCGCAAGAACCTCCGTTCGATAGTTTACTTTTTGGTCGAAATCAAACAGATTAGGGAATAACTTCATTTAGGTTGAGCTTGGTAAAGCTGCGAATGTAAGGATTTCCAAGGTTTTATAACCCTTAGGATATTATCTTCTGATGAAGTAATGATAAATTTTTTTTAGGCTGGACAATAATTTTCTGTGTTTACTACCGCTTTCAATTCATTAAGAATGGTGTATAATCCGAAATTTGTTCTATTCATATAAATAAAATGCTTTACACCCCGCGGTTGCTTAAACTCAGGCATTTTAGTAATCTTTTCACCCCATGCATATAAATCTTCAAAGAAATCGTTACCGCTAAAATCAAAAGTCTCACTTGCATAAGGCAAAGAAAATAGCGAAATCATTTCTTTATAAGCGCTATAATAAAATGCTTCTTGCTTTTTATTATCCGTTGGCAGAATCAATTCTAACTGCCTAAAAGAATCAATGGTTGCTTCTTTATTCTCCATAAACCCCGGTTTTATCAAAGAGAAAAAAGGTTGATAGAAATCATCCGGAATTTCTTTAATACAACCAAAATCTATGACTGCCAGTTGCCCATTTTTCGTAATCAAAAAATTGCCCGGGTGCGGATCGGCATGAACCTTCCGCAAAACGTGTTGTTGGAAATGATAAAAATCCCAAAGTGATTGTCCAATTTTATTTCTTAGTTTCTGTGCAGGGTTTGTTTGTAAAAATTCTTTTAAATGCAACCCATCCATCCAATCCATTGTAATTATTTTATCTGAGGAGAGCTCCGGATAATATTTTGGGAAAACAACGTCATCCAAATGCTTACAAGCCGTAGAAATTTCAATAGATCTTTTGACTTCCAGTTTATAATCTATTTCTTCTAACAATCTTTCTTCCACCTCTTTTATATAAACATTCAAATCCTTTTCATTCATCCCCAAAATGCGAAATGCAAAAGGCTTCACCAATTTTAAATCTGATGAAATACTATCACCCACGCCCGGATAT
The Arachidicoccus soli DNA segment above includes these coding regions:
- the pnuC gene encoding nicotinamide riboside transporter PnuC — its product is MDIFTWVEIASVATGLLYVVFMMRQNIWCWICGILSSGLYIFSCFHAKIYLEAGLNFYYVVVGFYGWQLWLRRNKNTDDKPLQVTEWRASAHIFNILICILLTLFLGKIMQLHTDSPRPYFDAALTVFGFSATILEARKILSAWIYWFIINGAAIILMIDREMPLYAGLSLVMTLLCIKGYLDWKKSKMQVERTLA
- a CDS encoding ABC1 kinase family protein, with amino-acid sequence MKVQESMPSSKVERSAKFIKTGVQIGGNYIKHYSKKLFNPNLSKDQLNEDNATDIYASLSQLKGSALKIAQMLSMDKNIMPTAYIDKFTQSQYNAPPLSGPLIVRSFTKSFGKTPQALFDSFNLNATNAASIGQVHQAILDGKKLAIKIQYPGVGDSISSDLKLVKPFAFRILGMNEKDLNVYIKEVEERLLEEIDYKLEVKRSIEISTACKHLDDVVFPKYYPELSSDKIITMDWMDGLHLKEFLQTNPAQKLRNKIGQSLWDFYHFQQHVLRKVHADPHPGNFLITKNGQLAVIDFGCIKEIPDDFYQPFFSLIKPGFMENKEATIDSFRQLELILPTDNKKQEAFYYSAYKEMISLFSLPYASETFDFSGNDFFEDLYAWGEKITKMPEFKQPRGVKHFIYMNRTNFGLYTILNELKAVVNTENYCPA
- a CDS encoding SulP family inorganic anion transporter, encoding MKLFPNLFDFDQKVNYRTEVLAGFTVAMTMIPESLSFAILAGFPPLMGLYAAFIMGLVTAVFGGRPGMVSGGAGSTVIVLIALMKLHGLEYVFAAVAIAGILQIIIGVFKLGKFIRLVPQSVMYGFVNGLAVVIFMAQIHQFKMGEGVAATWMTGTHLYTMVGLVLLTIAIVVFLPKVTKIIPPALAAIMVVFALVFFFHIDTKTVKDIASVSGNLPPFHIPKVPFTLDTLWIVFPYGLIMSCVGLTEGLLTLNLVDEITGNKGNANKECVAQGTANLFNGFFFGMGGCPMIAQTLVNLSAGSRARLSGIIASLTILLIILVGAPVIGRLPMAALTGVMIMVAVGTFEWISFRIINKMPKSDVIIGIMVAGITIFLQNLALAVLIGVIISALVFSWESAKRIRARKYVDKNGAKHYEIYGPLFFASTTTFLEKFDIQNDPEEVVIDFKDSRVADMSGIEALNKLTERYKNAGKKLHLKHLSKDCKVLLKNAGDIIDVNIMEDPTYNVATSLSSI
- a CDS encoding enoyl-ACP reductase FabI, with amino-acid sequence MSHNLLKGKKGIIFGALNDQSLAWKTALKCHEEGAEIVLTNAPIALRMGEINKLAEAINAPVIGADVTNMEDLSNLFDKSMEHFGGKIDFILHSVGMSVNIRKGNPYTALNHDFEMKTLDISAVSFHKVLQVAYEKDALNEWASVVALTYIAAQRVFPDYNEMADAKSLLESIARSFGYHYGIKNKVRVNTISQSPTRTTAGSGVKGFDGFMNFSEAMSPLGNATAEAFADYCVTLFSDFTKYVTMQNLFHDGGYSATGVTQQVVDKMA
- a CDS encoding MATE family efflux transporter, producing MLLLESKKTLKLSFPIILGELAQISLHIIDTAMIGSVNYKQLAAAALVMSVINIPFVFGIGITFAVSQMVSMAHGRKDGQLVSHYFYNGFWLCAIAALLISVGLELGKNIIFHLDQDPEVAKLAAPFLQLLGWSIIPMILFMALKQFTDGLEFTRTAMILSLLSLPLNAFINWILIFGNLGAPRLELIGAGWGTLITRTLIFLVLGIIILCHKTFRKYIAVRRNQWQIKGQTIKHLLHIGIPSSMQIGMEAGAFAISGILIGTISSVALAAHQIALVCASFTFMVSMGLAQGGSIRASNAFGTKNWNKIRIIGKGTLLMALAYGLCCAISFVMFRNELPLLFNKNKEVAELATYLLLFAAIFQISDSTQAVSAGLLRGIKDVKVPTYLIAIAYWIVGIPVGYFMAVKMNFGAAGIWLGFILGLTFSACFLSYRFLKLTRKRKS
- the asnS gene encoding asparagine--tRNA ligase, which encodes MFNKRTKIKDLLSGEQVGQEVIVMGWVRSFRNNQFVAINDGSTNNNIQIVIELGLIDEVTAKRITTGASLKVSGTLIESLGKGQKVEIKATSLEILGDSDAEKYPLQPKKHSLEFLREKAHLRFRTNTFGAVFRVRHALAFAIHQFFNERGFVYLHTPILTASDAEGAGEMFQVTTLPLNNLPKKENNEIDFSQDFFGKATNLTVSGQLEGELGAMAFSDIYTFGPTFRAENSNTTRHLAEFWMIEPEMAFYDLEDNRILAEEFIKYLIGYAMKHNREDLEFLDTRLKEEEKSLPQEKRSELGLIEKLEFVLNNNFEHISYSEAIDILLASPAYKKKKFKYEIKWGIDLQSEHERYLVEKHFKKPVIVTDYPKDIKAFYMRQNDDGKTVAAMDILAPGIGEIVGGSQREERLDKLEKRMKEMDIPADEMSWYLDTRRFGSVPHAGFGLGFERMVLFVTGMTNIRDVIPFARTPKNCEF